The Sphingomonas sp. So64.6b genome includes a region encoding these proteins:
- a CDS encoding S9 family peptidase, whose translation MILRVAAALLAGMILPLGVAAQEKPATRPAKGAAAGSIPIEHFASLPFLTAPELSPDGTRIAARIAVAGQLRLAIVPLGDVKKMISIGMGENDLNDWEWVNNDWLIANIGATEKVQGDDWYLSRTASISADGNKVIMLGAKMAAQNAGNVLWMAHDGSPHILLAMQTSVYSNDEGFWPEVRDFDVSTGKSTRVVSSTDKVSSWFADGTGTVRMGVAYNDDRRSYRLLYRDDRTKSFRTVSKARGRGASLGSVPAMFLAEPGPGSNRALAFDDSDGFNALYAFDLTTLKTGEKMFGKPGYDIGGIIPDATGTRIIGVQYTDTHSRTHWFDPVLAGIQADIDKAVGARHAQITSWSSDFSVLIVKVAGADRPGAYYVYRPDDGRLRVLAKINEALGTDAQSPVSTIKYKARDGLEISAILTVPKGKAAKDLPLILMPHGGPAVRDDESWNWQAQFLASRGYAVLQPNYRGSTGFGTAFTEKGQGQWGLAMQDDLIDAVKWAASTGLADAKRVCIVGGSYGGYAAFRAAQRDTGIYRCAVSFAGVSDMPAMQRYDRGFLNGGRTNDYFQGFAPDLKSVSPINYAAQFSTPILIIHGKLDRVVQVRQSREMAEKLKAAGKPYRYVEQPLGDHHFSRQADRVQFLTELEAFLKEHNPA comes from the coding sequence ATGATCTTGCGTGTCGCGGCGGCTCTCTTGGCGGGCATGATCCTGCCGCTCGGCGTTGCCGCCCAGGAAAAACCGGCCACTCGACCAGCTAAAGGTGCTGCGGCCGGCTCGATCCCGATCGAGCATTTCGCTAGCCTGCCGTTCCTGACCGCACCCGAGCTGTCGCCCGACGGTACCCGGATCGCGGCGCGAATCGCAGTCGCCGGACAATTGCGGCTGGCGATCGTCCCGCTTGGCGACGTGAAGAAGATGATCTCGATCGGCATGGGGGAGAATGACCTTAACGATTGGGAATGGGTCAACAACGACTGGCTGATCGCCAATATCGGCGCGACGGAGAAGGTTCAGGGCGATGATTGGTATCTCTCCCGTACCGCCTCGATCAGCGCGGACGGCAACAAAGTCATCATGCTCGGCGCCAAGATGGCGGCGCAGAATGCCGGCAACGTATTGTGGATGGCGCATGACGGATCGCCCCATATCCTGCTCGCCATGCAGACCTCGGTCTATTCCAACGACGAGGGTTTCTGGCCCGAGGTGCGTGATTTCGACGTCAGCACGGGCAAGAGTACCCGTGTCGTCTCGTCGACCGACAAGGTGTCGAGCTGGTTCGCCGATGGTACGGGAACGGTGCGCATGGGCGTCGCTTATAATGACGACAGGCGATCCTATCGGCTGCTCTATCGCGACGACCGCACCAAGTCGTTCCGCACCGTCAGCAAGGCGCGCGGCCGCGGCGCGTCGCTGGGCAGCGTACCGGCGATGTTTCTGGCCGAACCCGGCCCCGGATCGAACAGGGCGCTCGCATTCGACGATAGTGACGGTTTCAACGCACTCTATGCCTTCGATCTCACCACGCTGAAGACCGGCGAGAAGATGTTCGGCAAACCGGGCTATGATATCGGCGGGATCATTCCCGACGCCACCGGCACGCGGATTATCGGCGTACAATATACCGACACACACTCGCGCACCCACTGGTTCGACCCGGTTCTGGCCGGAATCCAGGCCGATATCGACAAGGCGGTCGGCGCGCGCCACGCGCAGATCACCTCGTGGAGCAGCGATTTCAGCGTGCTGATCGTCAAGGTCGCGGGTGCCGACCGGCCGGGCGCCTATTATGTCTATCGCCCGGACGATGGCCGGCTGCGCGTGCTGGCGAAGATCAACGAAGCGCTGGGAACCGATGCGCAGTCGCCGGTCAGCACGATCAAGTACAAGGCGCGCGACGGGCTTGAGATTTCCGCGATTCTCACCGTCCCAAAGGGCAAGGCGGCGAAGGATCTGCCACTGATTCTGATGCCGCATGGCGGCCCGGCCGTGCGCGATGACGAGAGCTGGAACTGGCAGGCTCAGTTCCTTGCCAGTCGTGGCTACGCCGTATTGCAGCCAAATTATCGCGGCTCGACCGGCTTCGGCACCGCCTTTACCGAAAAGGGCCAGGGCCAATGGGGCCTGGCGATGCAGGACGATCTGATCGATGCGGTCAAATGGGCGGCAAGCACTGGCCTGGCCGATGCAAAGCGCGTGTGCATCGTCGGCGGGTCATATGGCGGCTATGCCGCGTTCCGCGCGGCGCAGCGCGACACGGGGATTTATCGCTGCGCCGTGTCTTTCGCCGGCGTTTCCGACATGCCCGCGATGCAGCGTTACGATAGGGGTTTCCTGAATGGCGGGCGGACCAACGATTATTTCCAGGGCTTCGCGCCTGACCTGAAAAGCGTATCGCCGATCAACTACGCCGCACAGTTCAGCACCCCGATCCTGATCATACATGGCAAGCTCGACCGCGTCGTGCAGGTTCGCCAGTCGCGCGAAATGGCCGAGAAGCTGAAGGCGGCGGGCAAGCCCTACCGTTATGTCGAACAGCCGCTGGGCGACCATCATTTCTCGCGTCAGGCCGACCGTGTCCAGTTTCTGACCGAGCTGGAGGCATTCCTCAAGGAACATAATCCGGCGTGA
- a CDS encoding sodium-translocating pyrophosphatase yields MTIVYAAMICGLIAVVYGIITSRQVLAASPGNEKMQDIAAAIAEGAKAYLGRQYRTIAIVGIVVAALVTYFLGYVSAIGFAIGAILSGVTGFIGMNVSVKANVRTAEAARTSLQGGLTMAFRSGAVTGMLVAGLGLLAIAGFFWYLTGPAGNAPTSRIVIDSLVALAFGASLISIFARLGGGIFTKAADVGADLVGKVEAGIPEDDPRNPATIADNVGDNVGDCAGMAADLFETYVVTLGVTMVSIALLVQASAGELLALMGLPLIVGGVCIITSIIGTYMVRLGSNNSIMGALYKGFWTTVILSIPAIYFATQYTLGDMHTVIGGAAFLEPGVANAGFTGMDLFWCMMIGLALTGALVWITEYYTGTNYRPVKSIAKASETGHGTNVIQGLAVSLESPALPTIVISIAVIATYQLAGVIGIAFGATAMLALAGMVVALDAYGPVTDNAGGIAEMAGLPDDVRQRTDALDAVGNTTKAVTKGYAIGSAALAALVLFGAYTTDLGIYFPDLNVDFSLSNPYVIVGLLLGALLPFSFGAFGMTAVGRAAGSVVEDVRAQFRDNPGIMEGTSRPDYARTVDLVTKAAIKEMIIPSLLPVLAPIAVYFIITAVSDQASGFAALGALLLGVIVSGLFVAISMTSGGGAWDNAKKYIEDGNHGGKGSEAHKAAVTGDTVGDPYKDTAGPAVNPMIKITNIVALLLLAALAGHGVG; encoded by the coding sequence ATGACGATTGTCTATGCCGCCATGATCTGCGGCTTGATTGCCGTAGTGTACGGCATCATCACCAGCCGCCAGGTGCTCGCCGCGAGCCCGGGCAACGAAAAGATGCAGGATATCGCCGCCGCGATCGCGGAAGGCGCCAAGGCCTATCTCGGCCGTCAGTACCGCACCATCGCCATTGTCGGCATCGTCGTCGCGGCGCTGGTCACCTATTTTCTGGGCTATGTCTCCGCGATCGGCTTCGCGATCGGCGCGATCCTGTCGGGCGTGACTGGCTTCATCGGCATGAACGTGTCGGTCAAGGCGAACGTCCGCACCGCGGAGGCCGCGCGCACGTCGTTGCAGGGCGGCCTGACCATGGCGTTCCGCTCCGGCGCGGTCACCGGCATGCTGGTGGCGGGCCTGGGCCTGCTCGCGATCGCCGGCTTCTTCTGGTATCTGACCGGCCCCGCCGGCAATGCGCCGACCTCGCGCATCGTGATCGATTCGCTCGTCGCCCTCGCTTTCGGCGCCTCGCTGATCTCGATCTTCGCGCGTCTCGGCGGTGGCATCTTCACCAAGGCGGCCGATGTCGGCGCCGACCTGGTCGGCAAGGTCGAGGCGGGCATCCCCGAGGACGACCCCCGCAACCCAGCGACCATCGCCGATAACGTCGGCGACAATGTCGGCGACTGCGCCGGTATGGCGGCCGATCTGTTCGAAACCTATGTCGTGACGCTCGGCGTGACGATGGTGTCGATCGCGCTGCTCGTCCAGGCTTCGGCCGGCGAGCTTCTCGCGCTGATGGGCCTGCCGCTGATCGTCGGCGGCGTATGCATCATCACCTCGATCATCGGCACCTATATGGTCCGTCTCGGCAGCAACAACTCGATCATGGGCGCGCTCTACAAGGGCTTCTGGACCACGGTCATCCTGTCGATCCCGGCAATCTATTTCGCCACGCAATACACGCTTGGCGACATGCACACCGTGATCGGTGGCGCGGCGTTCCTCGAACCCGGCGTGGCCAATGCCGGCTTCACCGGCATGGACCTGTTCTGGTGCATGATGATCGGCCTCGCGCTGACCGGTGCGCTGGTGTGGATCACCGAATATTACACCGGCACCAACTATCGCCCGGTCAAGTCGATCGCCAAGGCATCGGAAACCGGTCACGGCACCAACGTCATCCAGGGTCTCGCGGTCAGCCTCGAAAGCCCGGCGCTGCCGACGATCGTCATCTCGATCGCGGTCATCGCGACCTATCAGCTGGCGGGCGTGATCGGCATCGCGTTCGGCGCGACCGCGATGCTGGCGCTGGCCGGGATGGTCGTGGCGCTCGACGCTTATGGTCCGGTCACCGATAACGCTGGCGGCATCGCCGAAATGGCCGGCCTGCCCGACGATGTGCGTCAGCGCACCGACGCGCTCGATGCGGTCGGCAACACCACCAAGGCGGTGACCAAGGGCTATGCGATCGGCTCGGCCGCACTTGCCGCACTGGTGCTGTTCGGTGCGTACACCACCGATCTCGGCATCTACTTCCCCGACCTCAACGTCGATTTCTCGCTCTCCAACCCGTACGTGATCGTCGGCTTGCTGCTCGGCGCATTGCTGCCGTTCAGCTTCGGCGCGTTCGGCATGACCGCGGTCGGCCGTGCGGCGGGCTCGGTGGTCGAGGATGTTCGCGCGCAGTTCCGCGACAATCCCGGAATCATGGAAGGGACCAGCCGTCCCGACTATGCCCGGACCGTCGATCTCGTCACCAAGGCGGCGATCAAGGAGATGATCATTCCGTCGCTGCTGCCGGTGCTTGCGCCGATCGCGGTGTACTTCATCATCACCGCGGTATCGGATCAGGCAAGCGGCTTCGCGGCACTCGGGGCGTTGCTGCTGGGCGTGATCGTGTCGGGCCTGTTCGTCGCGATCTCGATGACCTCGGGCGGCGGCGCCTGGGACAATGCCAAGAAATATATCGAGGACGGTAATCATGGCGGCAAGGGCAGCGAGGCCCATAAGGCCGCGGTGACCGGCGATACCGTCGGCGATCCGTACAAGGACACGGCAGGTCCTGCGGTCAATCCGATGATCAAGATCACCAACATCGTCGCGCTGCTGTTGCTCGCGGCGCTCGCGGGTCACGGCGTGGGCTGA
- the nusB gene encoding transcription antitermination factor NusB, with product MSRTAPRSKARSAARLAAAQALYQHEMEGTKIPQLLHEFHQHRLGATIEDAEYAEADVDFFDDVVKGTHARLEEIDLAIAAKLAKGWSMARLDKSMRAILRAGTYELMARVDVPAPTVITEYVDVAHAFFDKREAGFVNGLLDAIAKDVRP from the coding sequence ATGTCGAGAACCGCCCCCCGTTCAAAGGCCCGCTCCGCCGCGCGCCTCGCCGCCGCCCAAGCACTCTATCAGCATGAGATGGAGGGCACCAAGATTCCGCAGCTGCTCCATGAATTCCATCAGCACCGGCTCGGCGCGACGATCGAGGACGCGGAATATGCCGAGGCCGATGTCGATTTCTTCGACGATGTGGTGAAGGGCACGCACGCGCGGCTGGAGGAAATCGACCTGGCGATCGCGGCCAAGCTCGCCAAGGGCTGGAGCATGGCGCGGCTCGACAAGTCGATGCGCGCGATCCTGCGCGCGGGGACCTATGAATTGATGGCGCGGGTCGATGTGCCGGCGCCAACGGTGATCACCGAATATGTCGATGTGGCGCACGCATTCTTCGACAAGCGCGAAGCCGGTTTCGTGAATGGATTGCTCGATGCGATCGCGAAAGACGTCCGCCCTTAA
- the thiL gene encoding thiamine-phosphate kinase, which produces MTEADFLTLLRTLPLHPGAQGLTDDTATLGPYILTTDTIVETIHFLATDPPQDIAWKLVATNLSDLAAKGATPVGVLLNYPLSDTAWDRAFLAGLGRALENFDTPLLGGDTVSLPKGAPRVLTLTAIGTDAAAPPRSGARAGDALYVTGTIGDAGSGLTIAQGKPGPAELLAAYRRPQPRIADGRLLGRYAHAMMDVSDGLLIDARRMADASGLAVTIDLAAVPLSAAYLGFAGDSRTARLAAATAGDDYQLLFAASPDKAPPVPARRIGRFDPGAGLILHDGGDVLPLPGRLGFQHDL; this is translated from the coding sequence GTGACCGAAGCCGACTTCCTCACACTCCTCCGCACGCTTCCACTCCATCCCGGCGCGCAGGGCCTGACCGACGACACCGCCACTCTCGGCCCCTACATCCTCACCACCGACACGATCGTCGAGACGATCCATTTCCTCGCCACCGATCCTCCGCAGGACATTGCCTGGAAGCTGGTCGCGACCAACCTGTCCGACCTCGCCGCCAAAGGCGCGACGCCGGTCGGCGTGCTGCTCAACTATCCTCTGAGCGATACCGCCTGGGACAGGGCGTTCCTCGCCGGCTTGGGTCGCGCCCTAGAAAACTTCGATACTCCCCTGCTCGGCGGCGACACCGTTTCGCTCCCCAAAGGCGCGCCGCGCGTGCTGACCCTGACCGCGATCGGCACCGATGCCGCCGCGCCGCCGCGTTCGGGCGCCAGGGCCGGCGATGCGCTCTACGTCACCGGCACAATCGGCGATGCCGGTTCCGGCCTTACCATCGCCCAGGGCAAGCCAGGGCCCGCCGAGCTGCTCGCCGCCTATCGCCGCCCCCAGCCGCGCATCGCCGATGGCCGTCTACTCGGGCGTTATGCGCATGCCATGATGGATGTGTCGGACGGGCTGCTGATCGACGCGCGGCGCATGGCCGATGCATCGGGGCTGGCAGTGACGATCGACCTTGCCGCCGTGCCGCTCTCCGCCGCCTATCTTGGCTTTGCCGGGGACAGTCGCACGGCCCGGCTCGCCGCGGCGACAGCGGGCGATGACTATCAATTGCTGTTCGCCGCTTCGCCCGACAAGGCGCCGCCGGTGCCCGCGCGGCGTATCGGCCGGTTCGATCCCGGTGCCGGCCTGATCCTCCATGACGGGGGCGATGTCCTGCCGCTTCCGGGCAGACTCGGATTCCAGCACGACCTTTGA
- the hisD gene encoding histidinol dehydrogenase, producing MQRLSTSDPGFDRDFATLVNARREADADVARDVRTIVASVRDEGDAALAAFTKKFDHHDLNETGWRIEKAEWIAAYEGLDPPLREALDLAAARIAAYHEKQRPADSDTTDSAGVRLGARWNAIQNAGIYIPGGRAAYPSSVLMNAIPAKVAGVERLVMVTPTPDGEINPLVLAAAHIAGVDEIWRVGGAQAIAALAYGTGRIAAVDVITGPGNAWVAEAKRQLYGVVGIDMVAGPSEIVVVADGRNDPDWIAADLLSQAEHDPTSQSILFTDDAAFAERVADAVDLQIGQLSTARVARDSWDANGAIIVTADLIEAMPLVDRLAPEHLELACDDPQTLFDRVRHAGSVFLGRHTPEAIGDYVAGPNHVLPTGRRARFASGLSVLDFMKRTSFLQCDEAALAAIGPAAVALAEAEGLPAHAKSVALRL from the coding sequence ATGCAGCGCCTCTCCACTTCCGATCCCGGCTTCGACCGCGACTTCGCCACCCTGGTCAACGCGCGCCGCGAGGCCGACGCCGATGTCGCGCGCGACGTGCGCACGATCGTCGCCAGCGTCCGCGACGAGGGTGACGCCGCGCTCGCCGCCTTCACCAAAAAATTCGATCATCACGACCTGAACGAAACCGGCTGGCGAATCGAAAAAGCCGAATGGATCGCGGCCTATGAGGGCCTCGACCCGCCTTTGCGCGAAGCACTCGACCTCGCCGCCGCGCGCATCGCGGCCTATCACGAGAAGCAGAGACCGGCAGACAGCGACACCACAGACAGCGCCGGCGTCCGCCTCGGCGCGCGGTGGAATGCGATCCAGAATGCCGGCATCTACATCCCCGGCGGCCGCGCGGCCTATCCCTCGTCGGTGCTGATGAACGCGATCCCCGCCAAGGTCGCCGGCGTCGAACGGCTGGTCATGGTCACGCCGACCCCGGACGGCGAGATTAACCCGCTGGTGCTGGCCGCCGCGCACATCGCCGGGGTTGACGAGATCTGGCGCGTCGGCGGGGCGCAGGCGATCGCCGCGCTTGCCTATGGCACCGGGCGGATCGCCGCGGTCGATGTGATCACCGGCCCGGGCAACGCCTGGGTCGCCGAGGCCAAGCGCCAGCTTTATGGCGTGGTCGGCATCGACATGGTCGCGGGACCGTCGGAGATCGTCGTCGTGGCAGATGGCCGCAACGACCCCGACTGGATCGCCGCCGACCTGCTCAGCCAGGCCGAGCATGACCCGACCAGCCAGTCGATCCTGTTCACCGACGACGCGGCCTTTGCCGAGCGTGTCGCCGATGCGGTCGACTTGCAAATCGGCCAGTTGTCCACTGCCCGAGTCGCGCGCGATAGCTGGGACGCGAACGGCGCAATCATCGTCACCGCCGATTTGATCGAGGCAATGCCACTGGTCGACCGCCTCGCGCCCGAGCATCTTGAACTGGCGTGCGACGATCCGCAGACGCTGTTCGACCGGGTGCGCCATGCCGGATCGGTATTCCTCGGCCGCCACACGCCCGAGGCGATCGGCGATTATGTCGCGGGGCCGAACCATGTGCTGCCGACCGGCAGGCGCGCGCGCTTCGCCAGCGGCCTGTCGGTGCTCGATTTCATGAAGCGCACCAGTTTCCTGCAATGCGATGAAGCGGCATTGGCCGCGATCGGTCCGGCGGCGGTTGCGCTGGCCGAGGCCGAGGGACTGCCGGCGCATGCGAAGTCGGTGGCGCTGCGGCTTTAG